In the Deinococcus roseus genome, ATGCTCGGACCTCAGGGCGCGGCATGCGGTGAGGTCATCGCTGATCAGCACCTGGATGGCTTTGTTGGGGTCATGCCAATGATTAAGGTTTTTGCGGAGTCAGCAAATTTAAGCCGTTCAAGACGCTATTCTTTGGATTTCTTGCGGTGTTTGGCCTTGAGGCGGTAGATGCAGCGCTCTGACACTCCAAACGTCTCCGCAATCTCCTTCACTGAATGCGCTGGGTTGCGCAGTAGTTCCAGAACCACCTGTTGCCGGTCCTCTGACAAAGCTGATTTTCTCCCACCCTGACGCCCTCTGGCCCTTGCCGCATCCAGCCCTGCCTGGGTTCTTTCGCGGATGAGGTCCCTTTCAAATTCGGCCAGGGCTCCGAAGATATGGAAGAACAATTTGCCATTGGCTGTGGAGGTGTTGATGCCTTCTTGTAGCACCAGCAGGTTCACTTTTTTCTCGTTCAGCACAGTGACCACTTCGATCAGGTGCTGCAGACTCCGCCCAAGGCGATCGAGTTTCCAAACAACCAGGGTGTCTCCAGCACGCAGGTAGTTCAAAGCCTCTGACAGTCCTGGACGGTCTTTCTTGGCTCCACTGCTGGTGTCTTTGAAGATCCTGAGGCAACCGGCGCGGGTGAGGGCGTCTTCTTGGAGGTTTAGGTTTTGATCCCGGGTGGAAACCCGGGCATACCCAACCTTAGGGCCGCTGTTTTCTGAACTGACAAAACTCATGTCCTCATTGTATTTCGTCAAAATGATTTCGTCATGCGATTACGTCAGGGCTTTGACGAGAAAAAACCAGGGCTTTCACCCAGGCTGTACTTGCTGACGAAAAGGACAGTTAATGGTTTACCCGAGGCTGAAATGCTGTGGTGTCAGCGATCAAAAAGAAAGGAAAATCCGCTGAAAGAGTAGACCTGGACATTTCCACAAAACCG is a window encoding:
- a CDS encoding recombinase family protein, with protein sequence MSFVSSENSGPKVGYARVSTRDQNLNLQEDALTRAGCLRIFKDTSSGAKKDRPGLSEALNYLRAGDTLVVWKLDRLGRSLQHLIEVVTVLNEKKVNLLVLQEGINTSTANGKLFFHIFGALAEFERDLIRERTQAGLDAARARGRQGGRKSALSEDRQQVVLELLRNPAHSVKEIAETFGVSERCIYRLKAKHRKKSKE